A genome region from Penicillium psychrofluorescens genome assembly, chromosome: 3 includes the following:
- a CDS encoding uncharacterized protein (ID:PFLUO_004978-T1.cds;~source:funannotate), which produces MALRLRQKNNITSVIYELRSEPTTLGGAIGIQSNGLRLLHRLGVYDDLAARGYDSDEIIIRSMQGSILGTPNPFGWAREQTGFGFMRIKRTDLVEVLVAAVRKAGIPIHWGKSLASITEKDESVTATFDDGTVDTADFLFGCDGIHSAVRSLYVDPEQVPEYSGFAGLFSVVPNKSDVAGMNATLTQEGMFAAMPCRPDRNELFWVFVKEVALPKSTAVGDERNGWEVHGKVEVEGFKESMLQVLKDARGDWGDRIREIVRSTSVVKFLPIYRLPLGKSWARGRVQLIGDSAHAMQPHAGQGTSMALEDVFLLARLLEDSGRPVDEAYARFEQIRRPRVDKIYALAARNAEERKKASPWGLWCKEMALWMFMLVSWAVGLDRRGMGQKHMAYDIDEEVL; this is translated from the coding sequence ATGGCACTACGCCTACGCCAAAAGAACAACATAACCAGCGTGATCTATGAGCTGCGCTCAGAACCCACCACCCTCGGCGGCGCAATCGGCATCCAATCCAACGGCCTGCGCCTACTACACCGGCTTGGCGTGTACGACGACCTCGCCGCGCGCGGGTATGACAGTGACGAAATCATCATTCGCTCCATGCAGGGCTCTATCCTCGGCACGCCCAATCCATTCGGGTGGGCGCGCGAACAGACCGGGTTTGGCTTTATGCGGATCAAGCGCACCGATCTGGTGGAGGTGCTTGTCGCCGCGGTGCGCAAGGCCGGGATTCCGATTCACTGGGGGAAGAGCCTTGCCTCGATcacggagaaggatgagagTGTGACGGCGACCTTTGACGACGGGACGGTGGACACCGCGGATTTCTTGTTCGGGTGTGATGGCATCCATTCCGCGGTGCGGAGTCTGTACGTCGATCCCGAGCAGGTGCCCGAGTACTCGGGCTTTGCGGGCCTGTTCTCCGTCGTGCCGAACAAGAGCGATGTCGCCGGGATGAACGCCACGCTCACGCAGGAGGGGATGTTCGCCGCGATGCCGTGCCGGCCGGATCGGAACGAGCTGTTCTGGGTCTTTGTCAAGGAGGTTGCGCTGCCCAAGTCCACTGCTGTTGGCGACGAGCGGAATGGGTGGGAAGTGCACGGCaaggtcgaggtggaagGATTCAAGGAGTCGATGCTGCAGGTGTTGAAAGACGCGCGGGGCGACTGGGGCGATCGAATCCGGGAGATCGTGCGCTCGACGTCCGTGGTGAAGTTCCTGCCCATCTACCGGCTTCCGCTGGGCAAGTCGTGGGCCAGGGGACGGGTGCAGTTGATTGGCGACTCGGCGCATGCGATGCAGCCGCATGCCGGGCAGGGGACGTcgatggcgctggaggatgtGTTTCTGCTGGCGAGACTGCTGGAGGATTCGGGGAGACCCGTGGACGAGGCGTATGCGCGCTTTGAGCAGATTCGGCGCCCGCGCGTGGATAAGATCTATGCGTTGGCGGCGCGCAATgcggaggagaggaagaaggcgagtCCTTGGGGGCTGTGGTGTAAGGAGATGGCGCTTTGGATGTTTATGTTGGTGTCTTGGGCTGTTGGGCTGGATCGGAGGGGGATGGGGCAGAAGCATATGGCTTATGATATTGATGAGGAGGTGCTGTGA
- a CDS encoding uncharacterized protein (ID:PFLUO_004979-T1.cds;~source:funannotate) — MPGRLIPNFVRGSVSLHSTPIHSNSSSTASVNEIPGHHAGPKKSSERARSPERRLSFNMDSLIHPHRNLSKDKEKRRSMGRAARSKERSSKENLVLPSAKLEALVESPPLTCYGSPANSTGALFSGRLRVNVTEVAKEIKLAQFDMRLVCKTSTKKPVSNNCPNCLTRVDELSRWNFLTEALLLKTGTHDFPFSYLFPGHLPASCSGSLGQIEYFLEASAKSIAGEEFSLRLPVNVRRALIPGNDKSSIRIFPPTNLTGRVVLPSVVHPIGKFPVEMTLSGVVDKNDETQTRWRLRKMMWRIEEHQKIVSTACQKHAHKIGGEGKGTDFDTAGGEIGLQFDASINPTTNPVCDMDAPGGLEVKHNLVIELIVAEEFCPNRNTRLITPTGAARVLRMQFSLHVTERSGLGISWDEEMPPVYEDVPASPPGYFKLGGDGASTMEDYHGSPLPLPDYVELERMESMRLDSDSTHSSNSSGTGSGPVRRFPGFTAEDFITGNSPDPSPIPSAVPSRAPSINAGTTA; from the exons ATGCCCGGCCGTCTCATCCCCAACTTCGTTCGGGGTTCGGTCTCCCTCCACTCGACGCCCATCCactccaattcctcctcgacggcctcggTCAACGAGATCCCCGGCCACCATGCCGGTCCCAAAAAGTCCTCTGAGCGCGCCAGGTCCCCGGAGCGTCGCCTGTCCTTCAACATGGACTCGCTGATCCACCCGCACCGCAACCTcagcaaggacaaggagaagcgcCGCAGCATGGGCCGCGCGGCACGCTCCAAGGAACGTTCCAGCAAGGAAAACCTGGTCCTCCCATCCGCCAAGCTGGAAGCCCTCGTGGAATCACCGCCTCTCACCTGCTACGGATCGCCAGCCAATTCCACCGGCGCGTTGTTCTCCGGCCGTCTGCGGGTGAATGTCACCgaggtggccaaggagatcaagctCGCCCAGTTTGATATGCGCCTCGTCTGCAAGACCAGCACCAAGAAACCCGTCTCCAACAACTGCCCCAACTGCCTCACCCGCGTCGACGAGCTGTCCCGCTGGAACTTCCTGACCGAGGCTCTGCTGCTCAAGACCGGCACCCACGACTTCCCCTTCAGCTACCTGTTCCCGGGCCACCTCCCGGCCTCCTGCAGTGGATCGCTGGGCCAGATCGAGTACTTCCTCGAGGCGTCGGCCAAGAGCATCGCCGGCGAGGAATTCTCACTCCGACTCCCGGTGAACGTCCGCCGGGCGCTCATCCCCGGCAACGACAAGTCGTCGATCCGCATCTTCCCACCCACCAACCTCACCGGCCGCGTTGTGCTCCCCTCCGTCGTCCACCCCATCGGCAAATTCCCCGTTGAGATGACCCTGAGCGGCGTGGTGGACAAGAACGATGAAACCCAAACCCGCTGGCGCCTGCGCAAGATGATGTGGCGCATCGAAGAGCACCAGAAGATCGTGTCGACCGCCTGCCAGAAGCACGCCCACAAGAtcggcggcgagggcaagggG ACCGACTTTGacaccgccggcggcgagatcggcCTGCAGTTCGACGCCAGCATCAACCCGACTACCAACCCCGTGTGTGACATGGACGCCCCCGGCGGACTCGAGGTGAAGCACAACCTCGTCATCGAGCTCATTGTCGCCGAGGAGTTCTGCCCGAACCGCAACACCCGTCTCATCACCCCCACCGGCGCGGCTCGTGTGCTGCGCATGCAGTTCAGCTTGCACGTCACCGAGCGCAGCGGCCTCGGCATCAGCTGGGACGAGGAGATGCCCCCGGTCTATGAGGATGTTCCCGCCAGCCCGCCGGGCTACTTTAAGCttggcggcgacggcgccaGCACTATGGAGGACTACCACGGCTCCCCACTGCCTCTCCCCGACTAcgtcgagctggagcgtATGGAGTCGATGCGTCTCGACAGCGACTCCACCCATTCCTCCAACTCATCCGGTACTGGCAGCGGGCCTGTCCGCCGTTTCCCTGGTTTCACTGCCGAAGATTTCATCACTGGCAACTCTCCCGACCCATCTCCTATACCCTCTGCCGTACCCTCTCGCGCACCATCCATCAACGCGGGTACCACGGCATaa